DNA from Corvus hawaiiensis isolate bCorHaw1 chromosome 21, bCorHaw1.pri.cur, whole genome shotgun sequence:
gctgaaggCTTTGCCACACACCTGGCAtttgtggggcttctcccctgcagagcacagaaaatggtttaaaaaatgctttaacaGGTGAAGGAAGGGAggcagaaatgcattttagcAGAGTCAAACCTGACTGGCTGTGCTTGGGCATcagggtgctgccagcccagctctcctggtgATGTGCCTGGATTGTGATCCAGCACCAGAGCCTGGGAAGAACCAGGGACAGTCCTTTCCAGCTGAGTGACCCATTCCCTGCATCCAGGGCTCAGTACAGCCACAACATGCACCAGAGGCTGGTCAATAACCACCTCCTTGTCAGGCAGATGTGCTTCAGCCTCCTGCTGTCTCACCTCACATGGAATAACGACTTTCCAGTGCCTCTGGATACTTATCCCCAGTCCAATACCTCTGTGTCTGGGGACACCTCTGTGTCTGGGGACTGTGTATGTGCATCAGCATGATGGGCTcgaattttcattttcctcttggaatattttgtttctcacCTGTGTGGATGTACGTGTGCTTCTTCATGTCCGACTTCTGGTGGAAGCGCTTCCCGCAGTACTGGCAGGGATAGGGCCGTGTGTCCGAGTGGATCAGGAGGTGAGTGGAGAGGGTGGAGGAACGTTTGAATGTCTTCCCGCACATCTTGCACTCAAAGCTTCTTTCCTGTTGGGGAAGGAAAGTCATGGGATGTCTGAGGCTGCAAGACATGTGACAGAGCTTGAAGAGGGATGAGAATTGTAGATTTGATAAGCAAATCTCCTTGGCTCATGGACTGATAATGCTGGGTGCAGCACAAAGGGAATGCAGGGAGGGTTCATTATGGAAATGGATCACGTCTTGTGATCCAAACTCCTGCACCCTTTAGCAGGAGGTGAGGCACAGAGgagtgagcagcaatgatcctcccttcccttccaagGAATTCTCAAGGGCAGTCTGAGATTTGTGAGACCAAGAGCTATGACCTGGGGTTTTCAGAGCTCCTGTCCTTGTCACTGTGCTACAGGAAAGGCATCACGTTTGTAATCTAGGAAGTGTCACTTCCTCTGTAAGAGATTAAGCAAGAGCTGAGGTCCAGAGCTGGTTGTCTGGAACCATGCCACCCACCTGGGAGTGAATGTTGGTGTGCTGCTCCAGGCTTACAGCGTGCCCAAAGGTTTTGCCACACACTTCACAAGCAAAAGGACGGGTCCCGCTGTGAGACCTTCGGACATGGACCTCCAGTCCGTGGGGAGTGGAGAACACCTGCAAAATGAAAGGCCAGTGATTTTTTTTGACATAAGGTGGCTGTGCTTCCATCTCTGTCTTCAATTCCTTCTCTTTATTTAATTCTCCCCTCTGTGAGAACTCACGTGAactgcagcattcccagtgccTTTGTACTTGTTCTGACTTTGGGCCCCACTCTGAGCCACACACTTTGGTGTGACCCAGTGAAGAATGGGTTTCATACTTCATGTGTGCGATGAAAATCCCTCCAGGCCCTCCCCATGCCAGAGGTTCTCATCCAACACCCACCTTGTTGCACTTCACGCAGTGGAAGGTCTCCATGTCCGAGGAATAATGCAGGCTGTAATCCAGGGGGGGCTCAGTGCTTGGCAGGAGGTGGCTCCCATACAGGCTCACGGggtgctccaggagagctgactGCATGCTGGAAGACATCTGCTGGTAGCTGTATGGCACATGGAAAGCATCCCAGGAAAAGCCAGCTTTGTAGAAGGTTGGGGTGCTCACTGTGTTAGTGCAGTCCTTGATCTGCAGCCCTGGCATGGCCATCTCTGAGTGTGCAAAGGAGAGGGACAAGTGAGTGTCACACCATTGCCTGTAAAAAAGTTCCCCATCTTGTCTGACCTCAGGAGCTGCAGTTGGCAACTTCTCCTTGATTCAAATCCTGATTCCTCAGGTAAAGCTCCTATTACGACTTTGATTTCAATCTGAGGAAATTTTATGGCAAAGAATGCCATGGAAATTTTATGGTTAAAGGAATATTAAGCCCCCTGCTAGCCCTCCTTGACAGGGTGTTGGAACAAGTATCCAGTGGGCACCTGCCTTGAcccccacagcacagagctgcattAAGATGGGAAGGCTCATTCATTGGGAATAACAACATTATCCTTCATTCTTTCTGGTCTAGAAAGGTCTAAAACTGTAAAGGGAAATACAGAATGCTCCTAATTGAGCTGTGCCTGTGACAAGTTTGGCCATTGATGTCAAAATAAGAGCTGTCATTTACTGAAAATGTGGGCCCAGTTTTAGGAGCTCCATAATCAGCTCAGCCCTGACCTCCTTTGCAATTGGGATTTTGGGTGGCCGACCTTGAGCCGAAGGGCCTGGCAGCATCCTGCTCAGGTActggacagggacactttcttctttcagttcaGGTGGGTCCTTCTCTTGTCTTGGAACCACACATTCCAGGTCCTGTTTCTTGATGTCCTCCGGTGTCCTGTCTCCTGTGGCTGTAACACAGCAGGGTCACAGTTATGTCACAATGATGTCATTCTTGCTGTTACAGGAAGAGTCTGTTTAGGTGAGTT
Protein-coding regions in this window:
- the GFI1B gene encoding zinc finger protein Gfi-1b isoform X2, which gives rise to MPRSFLVKSKKAHTYHQHRGVEDDLPVPTWGPVTSPFPATGDRTPEDIKKQDLECVVPRQEKDPPELKEESVPVQYLSRMLPGPSAQEMAMPGLQIKDCTNTVSTPTFYKAGFSWDAFHVPYSYQQMSSSMQSALLEHPVSLYGSHLLPSTEPPLDYSLHYSSDMETFHCVKCNKVFSTPHGLEVHVRRSHSGTRPFACEVCGKTFGHAVSLEQHTNIHSQERSFECKMCGKTFKRSSTLSTHLLIHSDTRPYPCQYCGKRFHQKSDMKKHTYIHTGEKPHKCQVCGKAFSQSSNLITHSRKHTGFKPFSCELCAKGFQRKVDLRRHRETQHSLK
- the GFI1B gene encoding zinc finger protein Gfi-1b isoform X1, which translates into the protein MQPVLQDYERQILASNMSGTESFESEWKMPRSFLVKSKKAHTYHQHRGVEDDLPVPTWGPVTSPFPATGDRTPEDIKKQDLECVVPRQEKDPPELKEESVPVQYLSRMLPGPSAQEMAMPGLQIKDCTNTVSTPTFYKAGFSWDAFHVPYSYQQMSSSMQSALLEHPVSLYGSHLLPSTEPPLDYSLHYSSDMETFHCVKCNKVFSTPHGLEVHVRRSHSGTRPFACEVCGKTFGHAVSLEQHTNIHSQERSFECKMCGKTFKRSSTLSTHLLIHSDTRPYPCQYCGKRFHQKSDMKKHTYIHTGEKPHKCQVCGKAFSQSSNLITHSRKHTGFKPFSCELCAKGFQRKVDLRRHRETQHSLK